From a single Osmerus eperlanus chromosome 8, fOsmEpe2.1, whole genome shotgun sequence genomic region:
- the LOC134024850 gene encoding histone H1-like, whose amino-acid sequence MAEVAPAAPAPAKAPKKKAAAKPKKAGPSVSELIVKAVSASKERSGVSLAALKKALSAGGYDVEKNNSRVKVAVKGLVTKGTLVQTKGTGASGSFKINKAAETKAKNPVKKAVTPKPKKVVAKKPAAAKKPKKAVAKKPAAAKKSPKKAKKPVAAKKATKSPKKAKKPVTPKKVAAKSPKKAVKAAKPKAAKTKAKKATPKKK is encoded by the coding sequence ATGGCAGAAGTCGCCCCAGCAGCACCCGCTCCGGCCAAGGCACCTAAGAAGAAGGCAGCAGCTAAGCCCAAGAAAGCGGGACCCAGCGTCAGTGAGCTGATTGTTAAGGCTGTGTCCGCCTCCAAGGAACGCAGCGGCGTGTCCCTGGCAGCGCTCAAGAAGGCTCTTTCTGCCGGTGGCTACGATGTAGAGAAGAACAACTCCCGCGTCAAGGTCGCCGTCAAGGGGCTGGTTACGAAGGGGACCTTGGTCCAGACCAAGGGAACCGGCGCCTCCGGGTCTTTTAAGATCAACAAGGCCGCTGAGACCAAGGCAAAGAATCCTGTCAAGAAAGCCGTCACTCCGAAGCCCAAGAAGGTTGTCGCCAAGAAGCCCGCTGCGGCCAAGAAGCCCAAGAAGGCTGTGGCGAAGAAGCCAGCAGCTGCCAAGAAGTCTCCCAAGAAGGCAAAGAAGCCCGTAGCAGCCAAGAAGGCTACCAAGAGCCCCAAAAAGGCCAAGAAGCCTGTGACGCCCAAGAAGGTAGCAGCCAAGAGCCCCAAGAAGGCAGTCAAGGCAGCCAAACCCAAAGCGGCCAAAACCAAGGCAAAGAAGGCGACACCCAAGAAGAAGTAA